In one window of Azospirillaceae bacterium DNA:
- a CDS encoding histidine triad nucleotide-binding protein, with translation MAYDHNNIFARVLRGEIPCNKVYEDEHVLAFHDIRPQAPVHILVIPKGPYVSMTDFAEKASDAELAAYVRAIGKVAKQAGVSESGYRVLSNAGPDAHQEVPHLHVHVAGGRSLGRMLPPGD, from the coding sequence GTGGCCTACGACCACAACAACATCTTCGCCCGCGTCCTGCGCGGCGAGATTCCCTGCAATAAGGTCTACGAGGACGAGCATGTCCTCGCGTTCCATGACATCCGGCCGCAGGCGCCCGTCCATATCCTGGTGATTCCGAAAGGCCCCTACGTCTCCATGACCGATTTCGCGGAGAAGGCTTCGGACGCCGAGCTGGCGGCCTATGTGCGGGCGATCGGCAAGGTGGCGAAGCAGGCCGGCGTCTCCGAAAGCGGATACCGCGTCCTGTCCAACGCCGGTCCGGACGCGCATCAGGAGGTGCCGCACCTCCACGTCCATGTGGCCGGCGGCCGGTCGCTGGGCCGCATGCTGCCACCGGGGGACTGA
- a CDS encoding peptidylprolyl isomerase, translating into MTLNNTLKIGAAVVVAGAIGVGIAVQQAQSQSPATQSPAAQGPAQTTAPAPGKTDEANADPVVARVNGQEIKRSDVTATISQMPPQIQQMPVEIVFPAILDQMISMKLLAGAGYAQNLQNDPDVKERLRRAEERAVQEVYMQRQINARISDDKLRERYKEWVAENPPQDEVRASHILVDSEDKAKDLIKRLQDGADFALLAKENSTDPGSAPTGGDLGYFNEGDMVQPFAQAAFTLSPGALAAAPVKTQFGWHVIKVVDRRQGAVPAFEEVAPQLRNEMQQDVVAGIIEELRGSAKIERLGPDGTPTSGTSR; encoded by the coding sequence ATGACCCTCAACAACACCCTGAAGATCGGCGCCGCCGTCGTCGTGGCCGGCGCCATCGGCGTGGGCATCGCGGTGCAGCAGGCGCAGTCCCAGAGCCCCGCGACCCAAAGCCCGGCCGCCCAAGGCCCGGCCCAGACCACGGCGCCGGCCCCCGGCAAGACGGACGAGGCGAACGCCGATCCGGTGGTCGCCCGCGTGAACGGCCAGGAGATCAAGCGCTCCGACGTGACGGCGACCATCAGCCAGATGCCGCCGCAGATTCAGCAGATGCCGGTCGAGATCGTGTTCCCGGCCATCCTGGACCAGATGATCAGCATGAAACTGCTGGCCGGCGCCGGCTATGCCCAGAACCTGCAGAACGACCCGGATGTGAAGGAGCGTCTGCGGCGGGCCGAGGAGCGCGCGGTGCAGGAAGTCTACATGCAGCGCCAGATCAACGCGCGCATCTCCGACGACAAGCTGCGCGAGCGCTACAAGGAGTGGGTGGCCGAGAACCCGCCCCAGGACGAGGTGCGTGCCAGCCACATCCTGGTGGACAGCGAGGACAAGGCCAAGGACCTGATCAAGCGCCTCCAGGACGGCGCGGACTTCGCCCTGCTGGCCAAGGAGAATTCCACCGACCCGGGCTCCGCCCCGACCGGCGGCGATCTCGGCTACTTCAACGAAGGCGACATGGTGCAGCCCTTCGCCCAGGCGGCGTTCACGCTGTCGCCGGGCGCGCTGGCGGCGGCCCCCGTGAAGACCCAGTTCGGCTGGCATGTGATCAAGGTCGTGGACCGCCGCCAGGGCGCCGTCCCGGCCTTCGAGGAAGTCGCCCCGCAGCTGCGCAACGAGATGCAGCAGGACGTCGTCGCCGGCATCATCGAGGAGCTGCGCGGAAGCGCGAAGATCGAACGGCTCGGCCCGGACGGCACCCCGACGTCCGGCACCAGCCGCTGA
- a CDS encoding alpha/beta fold hydrolase — MTTALDNTQDPAPSPAGAGRQDIAIVAADGFRLAGTLFLPDGRPAATVAVGAATAVPRGFYAKFAAFLASKGFAVLTYDYRGIGDSKPANPQGFDPRMSDWGRLDMEAAFRFLLDRFPDQPLLAVGHSAGGQIVPLAEHAHRLSGLLLVASQSGTWTQWSGIGRIRMWVIMHMILPALVLATGRLPGWVLGGEPLPRGVALEWAGWCRHPDYILSHAPDVHDRFAALRFPVLSFGFTDDAFAPAGSVATLAGWYGGADKTVRMLEPGDIGQKQIGHFGFFRERVGRALWDDAAQWLMVAATRAG, encoded by the coding sequence GTGACCACGGCCCTCGACAACACCCAGGATCCGGCACCGTCCCCCGCCGGGGCCGGCCGGCAGGACATCGCCATCGTCGCCGCGGACGGCTTCCGCCTGGCCGGCACGCTGTTCCTGCCGGACGGACGACCCGCCGCCACCGTGGCGGTCGGCGCCGCGACCGCGGTGCCGCGCGGCTTCTACGCCAAGTTCGCGGCCTTCCTGGCCTCCAAGGGCTTCGCGGTCCTGACGTACGACTACCGCGGGATCGGGGACTCGAAACCGGCCAATCCACAGGGGTTCGACCCGCGCATGAGCGACTGGGGCCGCCTGGACATGGAGGCCGCGTTCCGGTTCCTGCTGGACCGGTTTCCGGACCAGCCGTTGCTGGCGGTCGGGCATTCCGCGGGCGGACAGATCGTCCCGCTCGCGGAGCACGCGCACCGGCTTTCGGGCCTGCTCCTGGTGGCATCGCAAAGCGGAACCTGGACACAGTGGTCCGGCATCGGCCGGATCCGCATGTGGGTCATCATGCACATGATCCTGCCGGCGCTGGTTCTGGCGACGGGCCGGCTTCCCGGATGGGTGCTGGGCGGCGAACCGCTGCCCCGCGGCGTGGCGCTGGAATGGGCGGGCTGGTGCCGGCACCCCGACTACATCCTGTCCCATGCGCCCGACGTGCACGACCGGTTTGCCGCGCTCAGGTTCCCGGTCCTCTCGTTCGGGTTCACCGACGACGCCTTCGCACCTGCCGGATCCGTCGCCACGCTGGCGGGGTGGTACGGGGGCGCGGACAAAACCGTGCGCATGTTGGAGCCGGGCGACATCGGCCAGAAGCAGATCGGCCATTTCGGCTTCTTCCGCGAACGTGTCGGCCGGGCCTTGTGGGATGATGCGGCACAGTGGCTAATGGTCGCGGCCACACGGGCCGGGTAG
- the arsC gene encoding arsenate reductase (glutaredoxin) (This arsenate reductase requires both glutathione and glutaredoxin to convert arsenate to arsenite, after which the efflux transporter formed by ArsA and ArsB can extrude the arsenite from the cell, providing resistance.), whose amino-acid sequence MSPTQDVTIYHNPACGTSRNTLGLIRNAGIEPRVVEYLKTPPTRGELVGLLARMGIPVRDLLRRKGTPYEELGLDDPKWTDEQLIDLMLAHPILINRPVVATPLGVRLCRPPETVLDILPRA is encoded by the coding sequence ATGTCCCCGACCCAGGATGTCACCATCTACCACAACCCGGCCTGCGGGACGTCCCGCAACACGCTGGGCCTGATCCGCAACGCCGGCATCGAGCCGCGGGTGGTCGAATACCTGAAGACGCCGCCGACGCGCGGGGAGCTGGTTGGCCTCCTCGCCCGCATGGGCATCCCGGTGCGCGACCTGCTTCGCCGGAAGGGTACCCCTTACGAGGAGTTGGGCCTCGACGATCCGAAGTGGACGGACGAGCAATTGATCGACTTGATGCTCGCGCACCCGATCCTGATCAACCGGCCGGTGGTCGCCACGCCGTTGGGCGTGAGGCTGTGCCGTCCGCCGGAAACGGTCCTGGACATCCTGCCGCGGGCCTGA
- the secA gene encoding preprotein translocase subunit SecA, whose amino-acid sequence MLGALARKVFGTANDRTVKRLRKDVERINALEAEVSGLSDAQLRARTDQFRERISKGESLDDLLPEAFATVREAGKRVLGQRHYDVQLVGGMVLHSGKIAEMRTGEGKTLVATAPVYLNALSGKGVHVVTVNDYLARRDSAWMGQVYRFLGLSVGCIVHGLTDEERRAAYACDVTYGTNNEFGFDYLRDNMKFRLEDMVQRPFNYAIVDEVDSILIDEARTPLIISGPAQDSSELYIAVDKLIPRLADDDFEKDEKQRTVALTEQGQERIEQWLGEAGLLQQGSLYDLNNISLVHHVNQALRAHKLFRRDTDYIVKDDKVVIIDEFTGRMMEGRRYSDGLHQALEAKERVTIQRENQTLASITFQNYFRLYPKLAGMTGTAMTEAGEFAEIYNLEVVEIPTNVVVQRKDWDDEVYRTAREKYDAIIQLIEEARERGQPVLVGTVSIEKSELLSGLLKQKKIPHNVLNARFHDQEAAIIAEAGRPGAVTIATNMAGRGTDIQLGGNFDIRFAQAGQGVSDPAELEKIRERVRDELERDRAKVREAGGLYVVGTERHESRRIDNQLRGRSGRQGDPGASKFFLSLEDDLMRIFGSQRLDSMLQRLGLQEGEAITHVWISKALEKAQRRVEGHNFEIRKNLLKYDNVMNDQRKVVYEQRREIMEAPDVQATVEEMRHEVIARMVANCIPADSYAEQWDVNRLHEECLRLLNLDLPVADWAKEEGIAEAEIEERIREASNRKLEEKVANYGPEFMRMAEKSILLQILDQQWKEHLLALDHLRQGINLRAYAQRDPLNEYKKEAFDLFEGMLQQLRETVTMVLSHLEVRMAEPQPPAPGFGGGGGFRDEGDLVGADAAGAMAGNGGLAPNPFDVGPSGVPTGFAQGAADLAPGVDFNDPSTWVRTPRNAPCPCGSGRKYKHCHGRVE is encoded by the coding sequence ATGCTCGGTGCTCTTGCACGGAAAGTCTTCGGCACCGCGAACGACCGGACCGTCAAGCGGTTGCGGAAGGATGTGGAGCGCATCAATGCGCTGGAGGCCGAGGTGTCCGGCCTCTCCGACGCGCAGCTGCGGGCCAGGACGGACCAGTTCCGCGAGCGCATTTCCAAGGGCGAAAGCCTGGATGACCTGTTGCCCGAGGCCTTCGCCACCGTGCGCGAGGCTGGCAAACGCGTGCTGGGCCAGCGGCATTACGACGTGCAGCTGGTGGGCGGCATGGTGCTGCACAGCGGCAAGATCGCCGAGATGCGGACCGGCGAAGGCAAGACCCTGGTCGCCACCGCGCCGGTCTACCTCAACGCCCTGTCCGGCAAGGGCGTGCACGTCGTCACCGTGAACGACTACCTGGCCCGGCGTGACAGCGCCTGGATGGGCCAGGTCTACCGCTTCCTGGGCCTGAGCGTCGGCTGCATTGTCCACGGCCTGACCGACGAGGAGCGGCGCGCGGCCTATGCCTGCGACGTCACGTACGGCACCAACAACGAGTTCGGTTTCGACTACCTGCGCGACAACATGAAGTTCCGGCTGGAGGACATGGTCCAACGGCCGTTCAACTACGCGATCGTGGACGAGGTGGACTCGATCCTGATCGACGAGGCGCGCACGCCGCTCATCATCTCCGGCCCCGCGCAGGACAGCTCCGAGCTGTACATCGCCGTGGACAAGCTGATCCCGCGGCTGGCCGACGACGATTTCGAGAAGGACGAGAAGCAGCGCACCGTCGCCCTGACCGAACAGGGCCAGGAGAGGATCGAACAGTGGTTGGGGGAGGCGGGCCTGCTGCAGCAGGGCAGCCTCTACGACCTGAACAACATCTCGCTGGTCCACCATGTGAACCAGGCGCTCCGGGCGCACAAGCTGTTCCGCCGGGACACCGACTACATCGTCAAGGACGACAAGGTCGTCATCATCGACGAATTCACCGGCCGCATGATGGAGGGCCGGCGCTACTCCGACGGCCTGCACCAGGCGCTGGAGGCGAAGGAGCGGGTGACCATCCAGCGTGAGAACCAGACGCTGGCCTCCATCACCTTCCAGAACTACTTCCGCCTCTACCCCAAGCTGGCCGGCATGACCGGCACGGCCATGACCGAGGCCGGCGAGTTCGCCGAGATCTACAACCTCGAAGTCGTGGAGATCCCGACCAACGTCGTCGTCCAGCGCAAGGACTGGGACGACGAGGTCTACCGGACGGCCCGCGAAAAGTACGACGCCATCATCCAATTGATCGAGGAGGCCCGCGAGCGCGGCCAGCCCGTGCTGGTGGGCACCGTCTCCATCGAGAAGTCCGAACTGCTGTCCGGCCTGCTGAAGCAGAAGAAGATCCCGCACAACGTCCTGAACGCGCGCTTCCACGACCAGGAAGCCGCCATCATTGCGGAAGCCGGCCGGCCAGGGGCGGTGACGATCGCCACCAACATGGCGGGTCGCGGCACCGACATCCAGCTCGGCGGCAACTTCGACATCCGCTTCGCGCAGGCGGGCCAGGGCGTGTCCGATCCGGCCGAACTGGAAAAAATCCGCGAACGGGTGCGGGACGAGCTGGAGCGCGACCGCGCCAAGGTGCGCGAGGCGGGCGGCCTGTACGTCGTCGGCACCGAGCGGCACGAGAGCCGGCGCATCGACAACCAGTTGCGTGGCCGTTCCGGCCGCCAGGGCGATCCCGGGGCGTCCAAGTTCTTCCTGTCGCTGGAAGACGACCTGATGCGCATCTTCGGGTCGCAGCGGCTGGACAGCATGCTCCAGCGCCTGGGCCTGCAGGAAGGCGAGGCGATCACCCACGTCTGGATCTCGAAGGCGCTGGAAAAGGCGCAGCGGCGGGTCGAAGGGCACAACTTCGAAATCCGCAAGAACCTGCTCAAGTACGACAACGTGATGAACGACCAGCGCAAGGTCGTCTACGAGCAGCGCCGCGAGATCATGGAAGCGCCCGACGTGCAGGCGACCGTGGAGGAGATGCGCCACGAGGTCATCGCGCGGATGGTGGCCAATTGCATCCCCGCCGACAGCTATGCCGAGCAGTGGGACGTCAACCGCCTGCACGAGGAATGCCTGCGCCTTCTGAACCTGGATCTGCCGGTTGCGGATTGGGCCAAGGAAGAGGGCATCGCCGAGGCCGAGATCGAGGAGCGCATCCGCGAGGCGTCCAACCGCAAGCTCGAGGAAAAGGTCGCCAATTACGGCCCCGAGTTCATGCGGATGGCCGAGAAGTCGATCCTGTTGCAGATCCTGGACCAGCAGTGGAAGGAGCACCTGCTGGCCCTCGACCACCTGCGCCAGGGCATCAACCTGCGGGCCTATGCCCAGCGCGACCCGCTGAACGAATACAAGAAGGAAGCCTTCGACCTGTTCGAAGGCATGCTCCAGCAGCTCCGCGAAACGGTGACGATGGTCCTGTCGCACCTGGAGGTTCGCATGGCCGAGCCGCAGCCGCCGGCGCCCGGGTTCGGCGGCGGGGGTGGCTTCCGCGACGAGGGCGATCTGGTGGGCGCGGATGCGGCCGGTGCCATGGCCGGCAACGGCGGCTTGGCCCCGAACCCGTTCGACGTCGGCCCCTCGGGCGTGCCCACCGGCTTCGCCCAAGGGGCGGCGGATCTGGCGCCCGGCGTGGATTTCAACGACCCCTCCACCTGGGTCCGCACGCCGCGCAACGCCCCCTGCCCCTGTGGCAGCGGCCGGAAATACAAGCACTGCCACGGCCGGGTGGAGTAG
- a CDS encoding aldo/keto reductase, protein MHHVMLKGGGRMPALGLGTYRLTGAEGLRAIRTALEIGYRHLDTAAAYGNEAEVGRAVRESGIDRADLFVTTKVWMDRARAAEVRASADESLGRLGMDYVDLLLFHWPAGHVPLAETLGGLMAVKTAGKARAIGVSNFPVALMREAVECTGGDIACNQIEYHVGLRQTAVLDEARRHGIVVTAYSPLGKGDIIDDPVLARIGARHGKSAAQVALRWLVQQDGVAAIPRSRSEANLRANLDIFDFRLSPGEMAAVSGLGGTNRMVNPSWAPDWDPA, encoded by the coding sequence ATGCATCACGTCATGCTCAAGGGCGGCGGGCGCATGCCCGCGCTCGGCCTGGGCACGTACAGGCTGACCGGGGCCGAGGGGCTGCGCGCGATCCGCACGGCGCTGGAGATCGGCTACCGGCACCTGGACACGGCCGCGGCCTACGGCAACGAGGCCGAGGTCGGACGGGCGGTCCGCGAGTCCGGGATCGACCGGGCCGATCTGTTCGTCACCACCAAGGTCTGGATGGACAGGGCCCGCGCCGCGGAGGTGCGGGCGTCGGCGGATGAGAGCCTGGGCCGCCTGGGCATGGATTATGTCGATCTGCTGCTGTTCCATTGGCCGGCCGGGCATGTGCCCCTGGCCGAGACGCTCGGCGGGTTGATGGCCGTCAAGACGGCGGGCAAGGCGCGCGCCATCGGGGTCAGCAACTTCCCCGTTGCCTTGATGCGCGAGGCCGTGGAATGCACCGGGGGCGACATCGCCTGCAACCAGATCGAATACCATGTGGGCCTGCGCCAGACGGCGGTGCTCGACGAGGCGCGGCGCCACGGGATCGTGGTGACCGCCTACAGCCCGTTGGGAAAGGGCGACATCATCGACGATCCCGTGCTGGCCCGCATCGGGGCGCGGCACGGCAAGTCGGCGGCCCAGGTGGCCCTGCGCTGGCTCGTCCAGCAGGACGGTGTGGCGGCCATTCCCCGGTCGCGCAGCGAAGCGAACCTGCGCGCCAATCTCGACATCTTCGATTTCCGCCTGTCGCCCGGGGAAATGGCGGCGGTATCGGGTCTGGGCGGGACCAACCGGATGGTGAACCCCTCCTGGGCGCCGGATTGGGACCCGGCCTGA
- a CDS encoding DMT family transporter, which translates to MRTAYLQLALSMILVGLTVPASKVVVEWMPPLVAAMLRFALAAAVLAPLAIRSRGRGLPTSVRDWVSLTLLALFGMVLFNVFLLYGLRATSAVSAGIVTSTIPAMTALCAALILGERMSAKGVAGIGLAVLGIGALNLGTGLGPGADTGDTLVGNALVFGAVVSEALYGVFARRLGGRVAPLALAFAANLLSTLMIAPFALAALDGFAAGPVPVWVWALFVTSGLGSLVAVVLWMRGVVLVEASRAGLFTGLIPAAGVAAAVMALGEPFTPIHAAGMVAVLLGLFLGTRATSGRSAVSPAPAPASD; encoded by the coding sequence ATGCGGACCGCCTATCTCCAACTCGCCCTTTCGATGATCCTGGTGGGCCTAACGGTGCCCGCGTCCAAGGTGGTGGTGGAATGGATGCCCCCGCTTGTGGCCGCGATGCTTCGCTTCGCGCTCGCCGCGGCGGTGCTGGCGCCGCTGGCCATCCGTTCGCGCGGTCGCGGACTGCCGACCTCCGTGCGGGATTGGGTCAGCCTGACGTTGCTGGCCCTGTTCGGCATGGTGCTGTTCAACGTCTTCCTACTGTACGGGTTGCGGGCCACGAGCGCGGTGAGCGCGGGCATCGTCACCAGCACCATTCCGGCCATGACCGCCTTGTGCGCCGCACTGATTCTGGGCGAACGGATGTCGGCGAAGGGAGTCGCCGGGATTGGACTGGCGGTGTTGGGTATCGGCGCGCTTAACCTTGGGACGGGCCTGGGGCCGGGTGCGGACACCGGCGATACGCTGGTCGGCAATGCACTGGTGTTCGGGGCGGTGGTGTCCGAAGCGCTTTACGGCGTCTTCGCCCGGCGGTTGGGCGGGCGGGTGGCACCGTTGGCGCTCGCCTTCGCGGCCAACCTGCTGTCGACCCTGATGATCGCTCCCTTCGCGCTCGCGGCCCTGGACGGGTTCGCCGCCGGGCCGGTACCGGTCTGGGTCTGGGCTCTGTTCGTGACGTCGGGGCTCGGCAGCCTGGTCGCGGTGGTACTCTGGATGCGGGGCGTGGTGCTGGTCGAGGCGAGCCGGGCAGGACTGTTCACCGGCCTGATTCCGGCGGCCGGGGTCGCCGCCGCCGTGATGGCGCTGGGCGAGCCGTTCACCCCGATCCATGCGGCCGGGATGGTCGCGGTCCTCCTGGGCCTTTTCCTCGGAACCCGCGCCACCTCCGGGCGGTCCGCCGTGTCCCCGGCGCCGGCGCCGGCATCGGACTGA
- a CDS encoding SH3 domain-containing protein: protein MRALRTATLIAAIATGMVAGTLPATPWRGAAAAPGDVWEITGERVNLRAGPSDSAAVRSQVMRGDDLLELRREGGWVGVRVLRTGEEGWIYGDLARRTTQSRLGGTVDAGFQSLQQGFDQLAAGIGERLGYRLAREAARQADGSLRVLPTEEFMRFAGYEAHMMFALALHQMWKTQQNGRPASVSLTDTQGNPYIVVNDAGPQPLIDIRPPQTAQR, encoded by the coding sequence ATGAGGGCTTTGCGCACAGCGACGCTGATCGCGGCCATCGCCACGGGCATGGTTGCAGGCACCCTGCCGGCCACGCCCTGGAGGGGGGCGGCCGCTGCACCGGGCGATGTCTGGGAGATCACAGGGGAGCGGGTGAACCTGCGCGCAGGTCCGTCGGACAGTGCGGCCGTGCGCAGCCAGGTCATGCGCGGCGACGACCTGCTGGAGTTGCGGCGCGAAGGCGGCTGGGTGGGCGTGCGTGTCCTGCGCACCGGCGAGGAGGGCTGGATCTACGGCGACCTTGCCCGCCGGACGACCCAAAGCAGGCTTGGCGGCACGGTGGACGCGGGATTCCAATCCCTGCAACAGGGCTTCGACCAGCTTGCCGCCGGTATCGGCGAACGCCTGGGCTACCGGCTGGCCCGCGAGGCGGCCCGCCAAGCCGACGGCAGTCTGCGCGTCCTTCCGACCGAGGAGTTCATGCGCTTCGCCGGGTACGAGGCGCACATGATGTTCGCACTGGCCCTCCACCAGATGTGGAAGACCCAGCAGAACGGCCGTCCGGCCTCGGTGTCGCTGACCGACACCCAGGGCAATCCGTACATCGTCGTGAACGACGCCGGACCGCAGCCGCTGATCGACATACGTCCGCCGCAGACGGCCCAGCGCTGA
- a CDS encoding acetyl-CoA carboxylase carboxyltransferase subunit alpha, with protein sequence MQTFLEFEKPIAELESKIEELRHLTDAGDLNIADEVAKLQTKVEKLLHSTYAKLTPAQKVQVARHPNRPHALDYIKALIEDYTPLAGDRAFAEDRAIVGGLGRFRGRSCVVIGQEKGGDTEARVRHNFGMAKPEGYRKAQRLMQLAGRFKLPVVTLVDTAGAYPGVGAEERGQAEAIARSIETCLRLEVPMVSVVIGEGGSGGAIAIATADRVLMLEHAVYSVISPEGCASILWRNPQMAQDAAAALRLTAQDLKQLAVIDGVIPEPVGGAHRDSAQVFKSVGDAVWNALEELHGQDGGTLRTRRRQKFIEMGNQGLSA encoded by the coding sequence ATGCAGACCTTTCTCGAATTTGAAAAACCGATCGCCGAACTCGAAAGCAAGATCGAGGAACTGCGTCACCTGACGGACGCCGGCGACCTGAACATCGCCGACGAGGTCGCGAAGCTGCAGACCAAGGTCGAAAAGCTTCTGCATTCGACCTATGCCAAACTGACGCCGGCGCAGAAGGTGCAGGTGGCACGGCATCCGAACCGTCCGCATGCCCTCGACTACATCAAGGCGCTGATCGAGGACTACACGCCGCTTGCCGGCGACCGGGCCTTCGCCGAGGACCGCGCCATCGTGGGTGGCCTCGGACGGTTCCGCGGCCGGTCGTGCGTGGTGATCGGGCAGGAGAAGGGCGGCGACACCGAAGCCCGCGTCCGGCACAACTTCGGCATGGCGAAGCCCGAAGGCTACCGCAAGGCGCAGCGCCTGATGCAGTTGGCCGGCCGGTTCAAGCTGCCGGTCGTCACCCTGGTCGATACGGCGGGCGCCTATCCCGGTGTTGGTGCCGAGGAACGCGGACAGGCCGAGGCCATCGCAAGGTCCATCGAGACCTGTCTGCGGCTGGAAGTCCCGATGGTCTCGGTGGTCATCGGCGAGGGCGGATCGGGCGGCGCCATCGCGATCGCCACGGCCGACCGGGTGCTGATGCTGGAGCACGCCGTCTATTCGGTGATCTCGCCCGAGGGCTGCGCCTCGATCCTTTGGCGCAATCCGCAGATGGCACAAGACGCCGCCGCGGCCCTGCGCCTGACCGCCCAGGATTTGAAGCAACTGGCCGTGATCGACGGCGTGATCCCCGAGCCGGTCGGCGGCGCGCACCGGGATTCGGCACAGGTCTTCAAATCCGTCGGCGATGCGGTGTGGAACGCGCTCGAGGAGCTGCATGGCCAGGACGGCGGGACCCTGAGGACCCGCCGCCGCCAGAAGTTCATCGAGATGGGGAACCAGGGCCTGTCCGCCTGA
- a CDS encoding CHAP domain-containing protein — protein MHTIARKLVLMIAIVAGVVSFAGKAHALACVFWARQLTDLAIQGDAWQWWDGAAGRYERTSQPAVGSVLVFQQAREMRRGHVSTVSRLVDSRTVEVDHSWLKDNKLYRGMRVVDVSARNDWTRVRVWHPGINDLGTTVYATYGFVHPDRPRRDLLQVAVRENAPIPVEQRSVVPSQRIQPQIPVQARSSAPRGESRAVPAAQPRKTRDSAATGGRSQTAPARPVEAGRAPQAATGTAPARNPVRAPPTPSAGSNSGVAARADQ, from the coding sequence ATGCACACCATAGCGCGCAAGCTGGTGCTGATGATCGCCATCGTCGCGGGGGTCGTGTCCTTCGCCGGCAAGGCGCACGCGCTGGCCTGCGTGTTCTGGGCGCGCCAGCTGACCGACCTCGCCATTCAGGGGGACGCCTGGCAATGGTGGGACGGTGCCGCCGGCCGCTATGAGCGGACGAGCCAGCCGGCGGTCGGTTCGGTGCTGGTGTTCCAGCAGGCCCGCGAAATGCGCCGCGGCCACGTTTCCACCGTCAGCCGCCTTGTGGACAGCCGGACCGTCGAGGTCGACCACAGTTGGCTGAAGGACAACAAGCTGTACCGCGGCATGCGCGTCGTGGACGTGTCCGCCCGCAACGACTGGACCCGGGTGCGCGTGTGGCACCCGGGCATCAATGACCTGGGCACGACGGTCTATGCGACCTACGGCTTCGTGCATCCGGACCGGCCCCGCCGGGATCTGTTGCAGGTCGCCGTCCGCGAGAATGCCCCGATTCCGGTGGAACAGCGGTCGGTGGTGCCGTCCCAGCGGATCCAGCCCCAGATCCCCGTCCAGGCCCGGTCTTCGGCCCCCCGTGGCGAGAGTCGGGCAGTTCCGGCGGCGCAGCCCCGAAAAACCCGGGATTCCGCCGCAACCGGGGGGCGCTCCCAAACGGCGCCGGCCCGTCCGGTTGAGGCCGGTCGCGCACCCCAGGCTGCGACTGGAACGGCGCCGGCCCGTAATCCGGTCCGTGCACCACCCACCCCGAGCGCCGGCTCCAATTCCGGTGTGGCCGCCCGGGCGGACCAGTAA
- a CDS encoding DUF1150 family protein — protein MNPTALTLRQLSPQAFAAYGVDVMAYIKPVQVDGQTGYSIHAADGTPLTVLADRAVADATIRQHDLEPVSVH, from the coding sequence ATGAACCCGACGGCCCTCACCCTCCGCCAACTCTCGCCCCAGGCATTCGCCGCCTATGGCGTGGACGTCATGGCCTACATCAAACCCGTCCAGGTCGATGGACAGACCGGGTACTCGATCCATGCGGCCGATGGCACGCCGCTGACCGTCCTGGCCGATCGCGCGGTGGCGGACGCCACCATCCGCCAGCACGACCTGGAGCCCGTCAGCGTCCATTGA
- a CDS encoding Hsp20 family protein, translating into MTTRLPLFNSPLLLGFDQFERTLDRISKASVDGYPPYNIEQIGDSGLRITLAVAGFTSDDLSIQIEDSQLVVRGRQQDDKSRVFLHRGIAARQFQRSFVLAEGIEVLGATLDNGLLHIDLTRPQPEPKIRQVKIRTAAGNDTVGTRTIDVGGDTANTPVGE; encoded by the coding sequence ATGACGACCCGCCTGCCCCTGTTCAACAGTCCGCTGCTGCTTGGATTCGACCAGTTCGAGCGGACACTGGACAGGATTTCCAAGGCGTCCGTGGACGGATATCCGCCGTACAACATCGAACAGATCGGCGACTCCGGCCTGCGGATCACGCTTGCGGTCGCCGGCTTCACGTCCGACGACCTGTCGATCCAGATCGAGGACAGCCAGCTCGTCGTCCGCGGACGGCAGCAGGATGACAAAAGCCGGGTGTTCCTGCACCGCGGAATCGCCGCGCGCCAGTTCCAGCGCAGCTTCGTGCTGGCCGAGGGGATCGAGGTGCTGGGGGCGACGCTCGACAACGGCCTCCTCCATATCGACCTGACCCGGCCGCAGCCCGAACCCAAGATCCGACAGGTCAAAATTCGTACGGCGGCCGGAAACGACACCGTCGGCACCCGCACCATCGACGTCGGTGGCGATACGGCCAACACCCCCGTGGGGGAGTGA